The Cohnella abietis genome has a segment encoding these proteins:
- a CDS encoding disulfide oxidoreductase, with the protein MRPQSSGFQQYLLYFAWIVSVIATLGSLYFSEVLEYIPCELCWYQRIFMYPLSVILGIAAYHNETSIKKYVLPLSIIGGAISIYHYMLQKVPGFEGIKPCTNGVPCNVDYIDWLGFITIPFLALIAFVLITISLLLVKTPKENDGYRFED; encoded by the coding sequence ATGAGACCACAAAGCTCAGGCTTCCAGCAATATTTATTATATTTTGCATGGATTGTTTCTGTCATCGCCACATTGGGCAGCTTGTACTTTAGTGAGGTACTGGAATATATCCCATGTGAGCTTTGCTGGTACCAACGGATATTCATGTATCCTTTGAGCGTCATACTTGGTATTGCTGCTTATCATAATGAAACTTCCATTAAGAAGTACGTGTTGCCCCTGTCCATTATAGGGGGAGCGATATCGATATATCATTACATGCTACAGAAGGTGCCTGGGTTCGAAGGTATAAAGCCTTGTACTAACGGGGTTCCTTGCAATGTGGATTATATCGACTGGTTGGGCTTTATTACGATCCCATTCCTAGCTCTAATTGCATTTGTACTTATTACTATTAGCTTGCTGCTCGTGAAGACCCCGAAGGAAAATGATGGATATAGATTTGAGGACTAG
- a CDS encoding DsbA family protein, giving the protein MANKNYKSNKKASSGKKNPAKTLVLYTSVLIILMVGLFFVNQANKEKQSMTPVAEQPSIVNQPVIGQDEAKVTLIEFGDYKCPSCKKWSETIYPQLKAEYIDTGKMKLAFINTIFHGAESELGAMAGEAVLAQNKEAFWDFNMKMFEAQPTVNHDGPWIIEDKIMEIAQTLTPKIDLDKLKQDLSNKITLPEVQTDMALVNKYKVNQTPTIMINGITIANPFDIKSIRSVVDKELEK; this is encoded by the coding sequence ATGGCGAATAAAAATTACAAAAGCAATAAAAAAGCAAGCTCTGGGAAAAAAAATCCCGCAAAAACGCTAGTTCTATATACGTCAGTATTAATTATTCTTATGGTCGGCCTTTTTTTTGTTAATCAAGCCAATAAAGAGAAGCAAAGTATGACGCCTGTTGCCGAGCAGCCTTCTATTGTTAATCAGCCTGTTATTGGACAAGATGAGGCAAAGGTAACTTTAATAGAATTCGGGGACTACAAATGTCCTTCTTGTAAAAAATGGAGTGAGACGATATACCCGCAGCTAAAAGCAGAGTATATTGACACGGGGAAGATGAAGCTTGCCTTTATTAATACGATATTTCATGGCGCGGAATCAGAGCTTGGAGCTATGGCAGGCGAGGCAGTCTTAGCACAGAACAAGGAAGCATTCTGGGATTTCAATATGAAGATGTTTGAGGCTCAGCCAACTGTGAATCATGATGGACCATGGATCATAGAAGACAAAATTATGGAAATTGCACAAACACTTACTCCTAAAATTGATTTAGATAAATTGAAGCAAGATCTAAGCAATAAAATTACTTTGCCAGAGGTTCAAACCGATATGGCTCTTGTTAATAAATATAAGGTTAATCAAACTCCTACAATTATGATTAATGGAATCACCATTGCTAACCCGTTCGATATTAAATCTATTAGATCCGTGGTGGATAAGGAGCTAGAAAAATAA
- a CDS encoding ArsR/SmtB family transcription factor: protein MCDTTCVGTETDLLKIKQKMVDDTSANELAELFKALSDPTRVKLIGALLINELCVHDLSVLLGMGQSAISHQLRYLRNLRIVKRRKSGKTVFYSLDDLHIEQIFVLTLQHLKHE, encoded by the coding sequence ATGTGTGACACTACGTGTGTCGGGACGGAAACAGACTTGCTAAAGATTAAACAAAAGATGGTTGATGATACATCAGCCAACGAGCTGGCTGAGCTATTCAAGGCACTCAGTGATCCTACACGCGTAAAGCTTATTGGCGCATTATTGATAAACGAATTATGTGTGCATGATTTATCCGTGTTGCTGGGTATGGGACAATCCGCTATTTCTCACCAGTTAAGATACTTACGAAACTTGAGAATAGTAAAGCGACGTAAATCAGGTAAGACCGTGTTTTACTCTTTAGATGATTTGCATATCGAACAAATATTCGTTCTTACTTTACAGCATTTAAAGCATGAATAA